The Salvia miltiorrhiza cultivar Shanhuang (shh) chromosome 1, IMPLAD_Smil_shh, whole genome shotgun sequence genome has a window encoding:
- the LOC131005422 gene encoding protein VACUOLELESS GAMETOPHYTES, translating into MKYSEISHFSHAHNLKFEYAEAPFKCDGCKEAGIGSRYKCGGACNFDLHTHCAVPSPSISHPFYTKCAFQFMSRPPGAVARYCNACQKDVAGFVYHCRLCGFDLHPCCAKLPMTIDDGDIKLYLYKKVSAACHRCGRKGRSWSYRSSSKKYNLHVACVKEMLVDSWHEIYYGARDTGSSIKVEGGIPSLRSTLQTHNHKKSSKGKVEKCCEVAGLALQFVISAVLGDPTTLIVALVGNLMSK; encoded by the exons ATGAAGTACAGCGAAATCTCCCACTTCAGCCACGCTCACAACCTAAAGTTCGAGTACGCGGAGGCGCCGTTCAAATGCGACGGCTGCAAGGAGGCCGGCATCGGGTCGCGGTACAAGTGCGGCGGCGCGTGCAACTTCGACTTGCACACGCATTGCGCGGTGCCGTCGCCATCCATCAGCCACCCTTTCTACACCAAGTGCGCGTTCCAGTTCATGAGCCGGCCGCCGGGGGCGGTGGCGCGTTACTGCAACGCGTGCCAGAAGGACGTGGCCGGGTTCGTGTACCACTGCAGGCTGTGCGGCTTCGACCTCCACCCCTGCTGCGCCAAGCTGCCTATGACCATCGACGACGGCGATATCAAATTGTACTTGTACAAGAAAGTTAGCGCCGCCTGTCACag GTGCGGGAGAAAGGGAAGGAGCTGGAGCTACAGATCATCGTCTAAAAAGTACAACTTACACGTGGCGTGCGTGAAAGAGATGCTGGTGGACAGCTGGCACGAGATCTACTACGGTGCACGGGACACCGGAAGCAGCATAAAAGTAGAGGGCGGGATCCCCAGCTTGCGTTCCACGCTGCAGACGCACAATCACAAGAAGAGCAGCAAAGGGAAAGTGGAGAAATGCTGCGAGGTGGCTGGTTTGGCGTTGCAGTTCGTGATCTCTGCCGTTCTAGGGGATCCCACCACCCTCATTGTTGCCCTTGTTGGTAACTTGATGTCCAAATAG
- the LOC131005394 gene encoding RING-H2 finger protein ATL65: protein MRHHALPPAPAPHPWHPPSPSPKSSQQTPPSSASDFASPPPSKLPVDFSPPLIAMVVIIATAFVIITYSRLLSRHFIHAYRRYRRWRRRRRRYVPSSSAGDIESPPYAYDPTDAFHVLSPYGLDESIIKGIPLSVYTRKSGFYDCAVCLLEFEENDYVRTLPVCSHAFHVDCIDIWLRSHANCPLCRAGIFRPDSPFTPLMAARIRPSLDDMIIESTILEPLTEISAESEAVTEGEITQEPSPRRNYNQSEDRFNRRDFLLKRSYSFGFERNLGSERLVLEPVTSSPWRYRRGGGGGSVWSKRPSPFSSLTKPRVFSFRYYRGMKSPFFRRRSIGSFFPLSESSARGGLSSGGSSSRRTKSFASPMFMRSSAAAVFSSSRLRSGDPEALLSPERFSRR from the coding sequence ATGCGCCACCACGCTCTGCCCCCTGCTCCGGCGCCCCACCCATGGCACCCGCCCTCTCCTTCTCCCAAATCCTCACAACAGACACCGCCTTCGTCCGCGTCCGACTTCGCCTCCCCCCCACCGTCGAAATTGCCGGTTGACTTCAGCCCCCCTCTGATCGCCATGGTCGTCATAATCGCCACGGCCTTCGTCATCATCACCTACTCGCGCCTCCTCTCGCGTCACTTCATCCACGCCTACCGTCGCTACAGGCgctggcggcggcggaggcggcgctACGTCCCGTCGTCCTCCGCCGGCGACATCGAGTCGCCGCCGTATGCGTACGACCCGACCGATGCCTTCCACGTGCTCTCGCCCTACGGCCTCGACGAATCGATCATCAAAGGCATTCCTCTGTCCGTCTACACGCGGAAGAGCGGCTTCTACGACTGCGCCGTGTGCTTGCTGGAGTTCGAAGAGAACGATTACGTCCGCACGCTGCCGGTATGCTCCCACGCCTTCCACGTCGACTGCATCGATATATGGCTGCGGTCGCACGCCAACTGCCCGCTCTGTCGCGCCGGAATTTTCCGTCCGGACTCGCCTTTCACGCCGCTGATGGCGGCGAGGATCCGGCCGAGCCTCGACGACATGATCATCGAGAGCACGATTTTGGAGCCTCTCACCGAAATCTCGGCGGAATCGGAAGCGGTTACGGAGGGGGAAATCACTCAGGAACCCTCGCCGCGGCGGAATTACAACCAATCAGAGGACAGGTTCAACCGCCGCGATTTCCTGTTGAAGCGATCGTATTCGTTCGGATTCGAGCGGAATTTAGGATCGGAGAGATTAGTGCTGGAGCCGGTGACGTCCTCGCCGTGGCGGTAccggagaggcggcggcggaggaagcGTGTGGAGCAAACGCCCTTCGCCGTTCAGCTCGCTGACGAAACCTAGGGTTTTCTCATTCCGCTACTACAGAGGCATGAAATCCCCATTCTTCCGGCGGCGGAGCATCGGCAGCTTCTTCCCCCTGTCCGAGTCGAGCGCGCGGGGAGGCCTGTCGAGCGGCGGCAGCTCGTCGCGGCGGACGAAATCGTTCGCCAGCCCGATGTTCATGCGGTCGTCGGCGGCAGCGGTGTTCTCGTCGAGCCGGCTGCGGAGCGGCGATCCGGAGGCGCTTCTGTCGCCGGAGAGGTTCAGCAGACGGTGA
- the LOC131005453 gene encoding mitochondrial import receptor subunit TOM6 homolog: MFPGMFMRKPDKAAALKQLKGHVMMFGAWVVVIRAAPYVLHYFSDHNEELKLDL, from the coding sequence ATGTTTCCAGGAATGTTTATGCGGAAGCCAGACAAAGCGGCGGCGCTGAAGCAGCTGAAGGGCCACGTCATGATGTTCGGAGCTTGGGTGGTGGTGATTCGGGCTGCCCCTTACGTTCTCCACTACTTCTCCGATCACAATGAGGAGCTCAAGCTCGACCTCTGA